TCCATCGCCTCGGGCAGCCGGCGGCGAATCGAGGAGATGCGACGTTCGACGTCCATCGCCGCCTGGTTGGTCTCGGTGCCCTCGACGAACCGAATGTTGAGGCTGACGGAGCCCTCGTTCGAGGTCGAGGTGATGCTCTCGATGCCCGGGAGGCCGGAGACGGCGTTCTCGACGGGCTTGGCGATCAGCTCCTCGATGTCGGTGGGCGCAGCGCCGGCATACTGGATCGAGACGAACACAGCCGGGAAGCTGATCGCCGGGAAGCGGTCAACTTTCATCCTCGTGTACGAGACGGCGCCCATGAGCACAAGGCCCAGGAGCAGCATCAGAATCGCGAGCGGCCGATTGATCGCGAGCCGGGTAAGACCCATCGAGTGCTCCAGCGATCCGGCGTCGGCACACGACGCGGACACAACCTTGCGACGGTGGCCTCAACCGGGCCATCGTGTGCCAATGGCGCCTGCGCGGACATTCTGCCGCGCCTTCCCAGTCAAGGCAAGCCCTTTGACAAACTTTTTACAAATCGGAGGCGATTCCTGGGAGTTTGACGCCATCCTGTGCACGCCCGCACGATATACGGGACATGCAAGAGCGGATCTCAGCGTGGGCTGGTCTGGCGCTGCTCGTGATTGCCGGGATCGTGGCACTGGCCGGGCCGGTGCTGGAGGCGCGCCAGCGCGGGCCGGAAGGGCCGGCCCGGGCCTACCTCGCTGCCGTCGAGCGCGGCGACGTCGACGGCGCGCTGGGCCTGATCGACCCGGCCGCGCGTGAGGCGCTGCGCGAGCGCGTCACGCTGCAGCAGCGCAACCGCTACGCCATCGGCGCGCTGGTGCTCGGCCGCCCGTCAGTGTGGGACCGCCTGACCGGCCGAGTCCTTCCGGCCGCCTGGGTCACCGTGACCGCCGACGTCACGACGATCGCCGGCGACCGATGGAGCAGCACCTCAACGGCCCCAGTGGTCGAGCGCGACGGCGTCTGGTACCTGGCCGGGCCACTGTTCGCCTGACCGCTGTTCGCCCGAGCGCCGGGCCACTGCCCGCCTGAGCGCCGGGCCACCGTTCGCCGGTCCCGCGTCTGACGGTCAGTTCTTCTCGTCGCGCCCCCGGAAGATCATCCGGATCGCCGTGCCCTCGAAGCCGAATGCCTGCCGGATCTGGTTTTCGAGGTAGCGCTGATACGTGAAGTGCATCAGCTTCGGATCGTTGACGAAGAAGACGAACGTCGGCGGGCGCACGTCGGCCTGGGTCGCATAGAAGATCTTTAGCTGCCGCCCGCCCTCAGAGCGCGGGTGGCGCACGACGGCCTCGCGGACCATCTCGATCAGCTTGGGGGTGGTGACCCGCTTGTCGCGCTCGGCCTGGACCGCGTCGGCCAGCTCCAGCACGCGCGGGGCGCGCTGGCCGGTCATGGCCGAGATGAACACCAACGGCGCCCAGTCCACGAAGTTCAGATCGCGCCGAATCATCGTGGTGTACTCGTTCGCCGTGAAGTTGTCCTTCTCCAGCAAGTCCCACTTGTTGACGGCGATGACGAGGCCCTTCTTGGCCTCCTGCACGTACCCGGCGACGTGGGTGTCCTGCGCCGTCACGCCATCGACCGCGTCGATGACGAGGATCGCGATCTCGGCGCGCTCGATGGCGCGGACCGCCCGCAGCACGCTGAACTTCTCCACGCCCTGTTCGATGCGCCCGCGCCGCCGGATGCCGGCCGTGTCGATCAGGCGGACCCGCTTGCCGTGCCACCGCAGCTCGGTGTCGAGGGCGTCGCGGGTGGTCCCAGGGATCGGGCTGACGATGGCCCGGTCCTTCCCGAGCAGCCGATTCAACAGCGACGACTTCCCGACGTTCGGCCGCCCGACGATGGCGATGGAAAGGTCCGGCTCCTCGTCCTCGACCGGGGGCGACTCGCGCAGGTTCTCAACCACGGCGTCCAGCAGATCGCCGGTGCCGGTTCCGTGAATCGCCGAGAAGGGGATCGGCTCGCCGAGGCCCAGCTCGTACAGCTCCACCGCGCCCTGCAGGCCGCGCTTGCCCTCAGCCTTGTTCGCGCCGAGCACGATGGGCTTCTCGGAGCGGCGCAGCAGCTGCGCCACGTCCATGTCGGCGCTGGAGAGGCCGTTCAGCGCGTCCACCAGGAAGACGATGACGTCGGCCTCCTCCATCGCCTCCTGGGCCTGATCCAGAATGTGCGAGAGCGGCAGCGTGCCCCAGCGGGCGGGATCACCAGGGCCGCGCAGGATGTCGGTCTCGACGCCGATGCCGCCGGTATCGACCACGGTCATCTCGTGACCGTTCCAGTCGGTGGTGCCGTAGAGACGGTCGCGCGTCGTGCCGGGCACGTCGTGCATGACGGCGCGTTGCTCGCCGATCAGGCGGTTGAAGAGGGTCGACTTGCCGACGTTTGGTCGGCCGACAATTGCCACGACGGGCCGGGCCATGTTGGTGCTCCATCTGCCGAGCCCGCAAGCTCGCTACCTGCACATACTCGTTGGGGGAATGATGCGGGACAGCAGGGGCAACGGTCGAATCTTCGCGGGCGTCGGGTTCTGGGGCTGAGTTTCGGGGCTGGGTCGTGGGGCGTGGGTCCTGGGGCGTGGGTCCTGGGTCGTAGGGCGTGGGGCGTGGGGCGTGGGTCGTGGGTCGTGGTGAAAGCGTGCAAGTCGCAGTTGTCATCCTGAGCGCAGCGAAGGACCTCACCCGCTGACGCGGGCTTGACGGTGGCGGCCTTCCACTCGTCGGGTAAGAACCAGAACCTCACCCGTTGACGCTAGAGGTGACGGTCAGCGGGTTGGGCGCAAGAGGGTGGTCGGTAGGTAATGCAGATGTTGACGGTCAGCGGGTGAGGTCCTTCGCTGCGCTCAGGATGACAACTGCGACTTGCACGCTTTCACCACGACCCACGACCCACGACCCACGACCCAGGACCCACGCCCCTGGCCGCTAGAACCAGAGCGCCTTGTTGACCTGGTTGACCAGCGGCTCGCCCGCTGCGAACCGCTTCGCATTCGCCACCAGCAGGTCGCGGCGGCGGTCGTCCAGGTACGGCCCGAAGCCCGCCGTGTGCGGCGTCAGCATCACGTTCGGGGCGTCCCAGAGCGGGTGATCGGCCGGCAGCGGCTCGATCTCGTACACGTCGAGCGCTGCGCCGGCGATGGTCCCGTTCCGCAACGCGGCGTTGAGGTCATCCAGCTTCGTGGTCATGCCGCGCCCGATATTGATGAAGAACGCCGACGGCTTCATCCTGGCGAAGCGCTCGGCGTTGAACAGACCTTCCGTCTCGGGCGTGTGAGGGATGGTCAGGATGACGAAGTCGGCGCGGCCAAGCTGCGCGTCGAGGGCCTCCGGGCGGTGCAGCTCGGAGATGCCCTGCGGGGCCTGCTCCACGCGGCCATCGATGCCGATTACCGTCACGCCGAGCTGCGAAAGGTACTTCGCGGCTTCGGCGCCGATCCCGCCGACGCCCATGATCAGCGCCGTGGACTCGGGCAGATAGACCGTGCCGGTGTCGAGCCGCTCGGGCTTGTACTCATGCCGTAGCTGGCGCGGGAAGTAGTAGTGGAACCCCCGCGCAAACGCCAGTACGAACGCCAGGATGTGTGCGGCGATATGCTCGTTGAAGATGCCTCGAAAGTTGGTGGCGATGCTCGGGTGCTCGACCAGCCGCTGGAAGTAGTAGCCGGCTGGCGGCGCGATGGCTGGGGCTGCGATCCACTTCAGGCGCCCGGCCTTTGCAAGCAGCTCCTGGTTGAGCGTCCCGAACACGGCGTCGGTGTCGGGGATCTCCTTCAGCGCCTCCTCGTCCGTCTCCGCGACTACGACCGTCGCCTCGGGCACGGCCTTCGCAATCGCCTCGGCCCACTCGCGCGTCTTCTCGCGCTGGGGCGGCAGGAACGTCATCTTGAATGGAGTCGGCACGGGCATCCTCCTGTGCGTGGCTGTCCTGGCGCAGCCAGGTGCGGGCGGTCGGGTTGCGGTGGCCCTCCCCGCCGCACGGCGAATTGCCGCGGGTTGGGCCGCCCGACAGGATAGCAGCCAGTCGCGTTGTGCGCGGTTGATGCCACCTGCTGCCGCCGATCTGAAACGCTTTAGGGTGTTCGGGCATAATGGCAGGACGCGATGGCCGCACGCGATGGTGCGGCGGCCGATTCGACCGGTTTCCCGGCAGTCCGCCTTTCCCATTCACCGGAGGTGACGCACCATGGCGGTGACGATGTCCGCGCCCGCGCAGCAGGAGCGGGACGGCGTGTACGCGCGGCTCGAAGAGCGCGTCCTTGCCCGCGACCAGATCGGCGCGAGTCAGGTCTTCTACGAGCTGGTGAAGGCCGGCCGGCCTGTCGACGAGCTCGTTCGCGAGACGGTTCGGATCCACGCGCCGTACACGCATGTGCCGTTTCACCAGCGGCACGACAGCGGCGACGTCCGATTCGTGAACAACGATCACTGCCTGCTCAGCATGCGGGCGGCCCTGCAGCTCAAGAAGCTGGTGCCGGACGAGACCGCCTTCCTGCCGATGGCCCAGACCATCTGGTACATCCCGACGGGGCTGGATCCGTGGAATCAACTGCTCGGCAAGGCGCCCGGCCACTACAACCGCGTCTACAACATGGAGTTCCAGGGCGCGCCGACGCCGCCCGTCGCCCACTGGGCCGATGGCCCGGCGCTGCGCTCCGATGCAACCCTTCAGGAGCGGCTCGATCACTGGCTGACGCTGGTGATGCGCTGTCAGGTTGAGGAAGCGTACGGGACGTTCCTCGGACTGATGCAGAACCCGGCGGACCGCCAGCAGGTGCTGGCGCAACTGATGTTCGCCGGCCTGATCGACGTGCAGGATCGGACGGTTTTCCGCCTGTCGTTCACGACCGGGCATCGCTCGTACCGCGCCCGCGCCACCATCGAGCTGGCCGAGACGGTGGGCTGGGAAAACGCCCATGACGTGATCTACGCCGGCGTGATGGATCTCGGCGTCGGGCCGCACTGGTACTCGATGTACGAGATGGCCTGTACCTACACTCGGGTGGTGCTGCAGGGTCAGGACGTCGAGATGCGGCACACCAACCAGAAGCCGCTCTCCCGCGCCGAGGTCAAGCAGACCGTCGAGGCCGTGACGAAGGGCAACGAGGTCTCCGTCGTCAAGCACATCGGCGGGCTGCTGAAGGCCGGCAAGTCGCTCAAGAGCATCATCGACGCGATCCAGCTCGCGGCCACCGAGACGATCCTCGAATGCGGCTCGCCGGCGGCCTACAACATGCCGATGCACGCCTACGAGTACGTCAACACGGTCCGCTGGTTCTACGACAACTTCGACCACCCGCACATGGCGAAACTGCTGTTTATCGCCGGCTCGTTCGTCAACGAGGTGTACCAGGGCCAGTATGCGTGGCCCGGCAACGGCCCGAAGGCGTTCACGGCCCCGCGTGGCGCGAGCGGCTGGTCGCAGGGGCAGCTGCTCGAAAAGGTGGACCAGGCCATCGTCGCGCTGAAGCCGGACGAGGCGGTTGGGCTGACGCAGGCGTATCTCAAGGCCGGCCACGACACGCAGCCGCTGGTCTCGGTGCTGGCGCTCGGGTGCAGCAAGCTTGGGAACGACCCGCACAACCAGGAGATCAGCCTCGTACAGCTCGAAGACTTCGGGCGGAACAGCCACGCCGCGCGTGGCCGGCTGCTGATGGGGGCGGCGGCGCACGCGGCCGGGCACCGCAAGTACGGGGAGCCGCTGGAGGCGTACCGCCGTTTCGCCGAGGCGCTGGGCATCACCGCGACGCAGAGCGCACAGGGCGACGGCGAGGTCGAGGAGGCGCTCCTGGACTAGTCGTCAGCTCTCAGTGGTCAGGTGTCAGCGGTCAGAGCCGAGGCTTCCCGGCTGACGGCTGACGGCTGACGGCGCGGATGAGACGGCATCGTGAGCGGCGGCTGGCTCCCACGGGGGCCAGCCGCCTTTATCATCGCCCCAGCGTGCTCGAACACGTGTTCACTTTCGCATGAGAGGGGCGACATGATGTCGCTAGTGCTGGTCGATCCGCGCGCCATTCAGCCGGATCCCGACAACGTGCGTCGTGACGCCGCGGACGATCTGGACGGTCTGGCCGACAGTATCCGTCAGCATGGCGTCCTGCAGCCTCTGGGCGTAGCTCGAGAGAACGGCGGCTTCCGGGTGGTGTACGGCAACCGGCGGCGCGCGGCAGCCATCAAGGTGGGCCTGCCGGAAGTGCCGTGTGTGGTGGTGGACGCCTCACCTGAGGATCGGCTGATCCACCAGATGCTGGAGAACCTCCAGCGGCGCGATCTGAACGACATGGACAAGGCCGAGGGCTTCGCGCGGCTGAAGCGCAACCTGGCAAAGCACAATCCGGATGCCAGCGACCGCGGCCTGGACGAGGCCATTGCCCAGGTCGTCGGGTTTTCGCCGTCCACGGTGCGCCGGTACCTGGGGCTGCGTGACCTTGCGCCGGCCGTCCGCGACCTGATCACCGACGGCAGCCTGACCGTCACCCAGGCCCAGCACCTGAGCGCAGTGGCCGATCCGGTCAATCAGACCGAGCTGGCCGAGCTGGCGGTCGAGAAGGGCCTGTCGGCGGCGGCGTTGAGTCGGGCCTGCCGGGCGTCGGCGGCGCAGCCGGGCATCAGTCCGGCCGAGGCAATCGAACTGGGCGAGCGCGACCAGCTGCCGGAGCCGATCCGCCCTGTCCGCTCGGCGGAGGCGGCCCCGGCACGCGTAGCGCGCGCCCCCAGGGCGAAGGACGAGTCGGAGGATGACTCCGACCTGTGGGTCGGATCGGCGGACTCGATCCCGGATGACGACGGCCCGCGCGCGCCGGTTGGACCGCGCACGGCGGACGGCCACCGCGTGTTCAAGATCAAGACCGTCTCGGCGTTCATGGACGAGATCGACCGGCTGGCACGCTGCATTCAGGACGGAGACCTCGGGCGGGCGGCCGACGAAGAGGCCGACGCGCCGATCCAGCTGCGGCTCGCCTCGCGCCAACTGGCCTACGTGTCCAAGGAGCTGTCCGGGTTTCTGAAGAAGCGGGGCTGGGGCGAGTAGGCTGGGTTTCGGGTTTCGGCCGGCGCCGCCGGCCCCCGGGCAACCTGTGATGGACGCGTAACGCCCTCGCTTCTGTCCGTCTGTCGGAGCGTCAGTACACTGGCTGCGTGACAGAAGCGAGCCTTGCTGAACCGTCCCGGTCTGTTTCCGCGCTCGGCCTGCCTGAGCGGAGGCGCCGGCATGGCGCTTGACGCCGGCCTGTGGCTCAACCTGCTGATCGTCGCAGCGGCCATGGGCGTGCTGCTGCTGAACCTCCGGATCCAGCGATCCGTCGCCGACGTGGTCAAGTCCGTCGAGCGCAGTGGTCCGGTCGCCGAGCGTT
This genomic stretch from Chloroflexota bacterium harbors:
- a CDS encoding D-2-hydroxyacid dehydrogenase, with translation MPVPTPFKMTFLPPQREKTREWAEAIAKAVPEATVVVAETDEEALKEIPDTDAVFGTLNQELLAKAGRLKWIAAPAIAPPAGYYFQRLVEHPSIATNFRGIFNEHIAAHILAFVLAFARGFHYYFPRQLRHEYKPERLDTGTVYLPESTALIMGVGGIGAEAAKYLSQLGVTVIGIDGRVEQAPQGISELHRPEALDAQLGRADFVILTIPHTPETEGLFNAERFARMKPSAFFINIGRGMTTKLDDLNAALRNGTIAGAALDVYEIEPLPADHPLWDAPNVMLTPHTAGFGPYLDDRRRDLLVANAKRFAAGEPLVNQVNKALWF
- a CDS encoding ParB/RepB/Spo0J family partition protein, with protein sequence MMSLVLVDPRAIQPDPDNVRRDAADDLDGLADSIRQHGVLQPLGVARENGGFRVVYGNRRRAAAIKVGLPEVPCVVVDASPEDRLIHQMLENLQRRDLNDMDKAEGFARLKRNLAKHNPDASDRGLDEAIAQVVGFSPSTVRRYLGLRDLAPAVRDLITDGSLTVTQAQHLSAVADPVNQTELAELAVEKGLSAAALSRACRASAAQPGISPAEAIELGERDQLPEPIRPVRSAEAAPARVARAPRAKDESEDDSDLWVGSADSIPDDDGPRAPVGPRTADGHRVFKIKTVSAFMDEIDRLARCIQDGDLGRAADEEADAPIQLRLASRQLAYVSKELSGFLKKRGWGE
- the der gene encoding ribosome biogenesis GTPase Der is translated as MARPVVAIVGRPNVGKSTLFNRLIGEQRAVMHDVPGTTRDRLYGTTDWNGHEMTVVDTGGIGVETDILRGPGDPARWGTLPLSHILDQAQEAMEEADVIVFLVDALNGLSSADMDVAQLLRRSEKPIVLGANKAEGKRGLQGAVELYELGLGEPIPFSAIHGTGTGDLLDAVVENLRESPPVEDEEPDLSIAIVGRPNVGKSSLLNRLLGKDRAIVSPIPGTTRDALDTELRWHGKRVRLIDTAGIRRRGRIEQGVEKFSVLRAVRAIERAEIAILVIDAVDGVTAQDTHVAGYVQEAKKGLVIAVNKWDLLEKDNFTANEYTTMIRRDLNFVDWAPLVFISAMTGQRAPRVLELADAVQAERDKRVTTPKLIEMVREAVVRHPRSEGGRQLKIFYATQADVRPPTFVFFVNDPKLMHFTYQRYLENQIRQAFGFEGTAIRMIFRGRDEKN